A window of Ruania suaedae contains these coding sequences:
- a CDS encoding YqaJ viral recombinase family protein, which translates to MIDGYRYVRTPAGEVVSSRNRVAWLRARLWGVTATDARRLVTSTGRTSKQRRGLLEAKLTGWAGPRLPQFEHGIVREPIIAAWVHQRFGIAPSAVLCAGSNPRHLATPDGIGTHSIAEIKTSVEDLDAAARTYADQLQWQLHVTGCERVLFVVEHRHTLRRDFRWVGRDEQRIEMLRTHADEFLVELDQARALLLEAGDQPVERHQLRGRDLRTRTSA; encoded by the coding sequence GTGATCGACGGCTACCGGTATGTGCGCACCCCCGCCGGCGAGGTCGTCTCCTCGCGCAACCGGGTGGCCTGGCTGCGGGCCCGGCTGTGGGGTGTGACAGCCACCGACGCCCGCCGCCTGGTGACCTCCACCGGGCGCACCTCCAAGCAACGGCGTGGGCTGCTGGAGGCCAAGCTCACCGGCTGGGCCGGCCCGCGGCTGCCGCAGTTCGAGCACGGCATCGTCCGGGAGCCGATCATCGCGGCCTGGGTGCACCAGCGGTTCGGCATCGCACCCAGCGCGGTGCTGTGCGCGGGCAGCAATCCTCGCCACCTCGCCACCCCGGACGGTATCGGCACTCACTCCATCGCCGAGATCAAGACCTCGGTGGAGGACCTGGACGCCGCGGCGCGCACCTACGCGGACCAGTTGCAGTGGCAGCTGCACGTGACGGGGTGCGAGCGGGTGCTGTTCGTCGTCGAGCACCGTCACACGCTCCGCCGCGACTTCCGGTGGGTCGGCCGGGACGAGCAGCGCATCGAGATGCTGCGCACCCACGCGGACGAGTTCCTGGTGGAGCTGGACCAGGCTCGGGCGCTGCTGCTCGAGGCCGGTGATCAGCCCGTCGAGCGCCACCAGCTGCGCGGGCGGGACCTGCGCACGCGCACCTCCGCGTGA
- a CDS encoding GuaB1 family IMP dehydrogenase-related protein, with amino-acid sequence MRLLPGHTISHDLTYDDVFLAPSYSDVSSRFDVDLSSTDGTGTTIPLVVANMTAVSGRRMAETVARRGGMAVLPQDLPLAEVRRTIASVKGRHPVLETPVTVTPTDTVHTVLTLVDKRAHGAAVVLDQGRPVGVVARSDCHGVDQFTQVHEVMSADPTVLQMDALEGPGGLEAALESAFEAQHAARRRFSPVVDSSGRLRGVLTRVGALRSSIYAPALDDLGRLRIAAAVGVNGDVAARARGLLEAGADVLVVDTAHGHQAKMIEALRAVREQEPTVPVVAGNVVTADGVTDLVEAGADIIKVGVGPGAMCTTRMMTAVGRPQFSAVAECAARARELGRHVWADGGIRHPRDVALALVAGASQVMVGSWFAGTFESTGDLHVEADGRRYKESFGMASARAVAARTASDSSPFARARKSLYEEGISTSRIYLDPERPGVEDLLDHITAGLRSSCTYAGARTLAQFRERAVVGLQSRAGYDEGRPLPGGW; translated from the coding sequence ATGCGACTGCTCCCGGGTCACACCATCAGCCACGACCTGACCTACGACGACGTCTTCCTCGCCCCGTCCTACTCGGACGTGTCCTCACGCTTCGACGTCGATCTCTCCTCCACCGACGGCACGGGCACCACGATCCCGCTGGTGGTGGCGAACATGACCGCGGTCAGCGGACGACGGATGGCCGAGACGGTCGCCCGCCGCGGGGGGATGGCGGTTCTCCCCCAGGACCTGCCGCTCGCCGAGGTCCGGCGCACCATCGCCTCGGTCAAGGGGCGCCACCCGGTGCTGGAGACACCGGTGACGGTCACGCCCACGGACACCGTGCACACGGTGCTCACGCTCGTGGACAAGCGCGCGCACGGGGCCGCCGTCGTGCTCGACCAGGGCCGGCCGGTGGGTGTGGTGGCCAGATCCGACTGCCACGGCGTTGACCAGTTCACCCAGGTCCACGAGGTGATGAGCGCCGATCCGACCGTGCTGCAGATGGACGCGCTGGAGGGGCCCGGCGGACTGGAGGCTGCGCTCGAGTCCGCCTTCGAGGCCCAGCACGCCGCCCGGCGGCGGTTCTCACCGGTCGTGGACTCCTCCGGCCGGCTGCGCGGCGTCCTCACGCGCGTCGGTGCGCTGCGGTCCTCGATCTACGCTCCCGCCCTGGACGACCTCGGCCGGTTGCGGATCGCCGCGGCGGTGGGCGTCAACGGTGACGTCGCCGCCCGGGCGCGCGGCCTGCTCGAGGCGGGCGCCGACGTCCTGGTCGTGGACACCGCGCACGGGCACCAGGCGAAGATGATCGAGGCGCTGCGGGCGGTCCGCGAGCAGGAGCCCACCGTGCCGGTCGTGGCCGGCAACGTCGTCACCGCCGACGGCGTCACCGACCTCGTCGAGGCCGGCGCCGACATCATCAAGGTGGGCGTGGGCCCCGGCGCCATGTGCACCACCAGGATGATGACAGCCGTGGGCCGGCCCCAGTTCTCCGCCGTGGCCGAGTGCGCCGCACGGGCGAGGGAGCTCGGCCGGCACGTCTGGGCCGACGGCGGCATCCGCCACCCGCGTGACGTCGCCCTCGCATTGGTGGCCGGAGCCAGCCAGGTGATGGTCGGATCCTGGTTCGCCGGGACCTTCGAGTCCACCGGTGACCTGCACGTGGAGGCGGACGGTCGCCGGTACAAGGAGAGCTTCGGGATGGCGTCGGCACGCGCCGTCGCCGCCCGCACCGCGAGCGACTCCAGCCCGTTCGCACGGGCGCGCAAGAGCCTGTACGAGGAGGGCATCTCGACCTCGCGGATCTACCTCGACCCCGAGCGGCCCGGGGTGGAGGACCTGCTCGACCACATCACCGCGGGCCTGCGCAGCTCGTGCACCTATGCGGGCGCACGTACCCTCGCGCAGTTCCGTGAGCGCGCCGTCGTCGGACTGCAGTCGCGGGCCGGCTACGACGAGGGCCGTCCCCTGCCCGGAGGTTGGTGA
- a CDS encoding S9 family peptidase, protein MSATPRALPYGTWPSPVPAESLASSTLRLSQIRLVGTDTFWVEQRPWQEGRCALVRRREDGAIEDVVTATTDGGTFDVRTRVHEYGGAAYAATASLVVVSRREDDRLYRVDLGADGAPGAPVPLVPADGRRYADLEIDVDRAVVYAVAEDHGEPGGQRTDPVTTLVSIPLDGSALTRPDLVAVLVAGSDFVSSPRLSPDGALLAWITWDHPAMPWDSSFLHLATVADGGARLLHHRTVAGDLDVSVAEPLWTPTGDLVHIDDRTGWWNPYRTELEGAHRRTRPMHPADAEFTLPPWGFGPRTIDMLGEAHLIAGYTVQGRRRLAAVRTDNGALEPWDGDWAPVGDVRAQANRVVFLGESPTAPESIVELDLAAGTVTVLRSTTDLTLDERSISRAESVSWPSATGVAQGFLYRPQHAEVTGEEQEAPPLLVLSHGGPTGATTPGFDLSVQFWTTRGFAVLDVNYGGSTGFGRAYRERLRGRWGHVDVEDCSSGARWLAEQGVVDGARTAIRGGSAGGYTTLAALTFTDTFAAGASHYGIGDLEALAAHTHKFESRYLDTLVGPYPQEAATYRQRSPVHHVESLRVPMILFQGTEDRVVPPEQAHRMADAVRSAGMEVELLMFEGEGHGFRRSENRRVALEAELAFYGRVFGFDPS, encoded by the coding sequence ATGAGTGCGACACCCCGCGCCCTGCCCTACGGCACATGGCCCTCCCCCGTCCCGGCCGAGTCGCTCGCCTCCTCGACGCTGCGGCTGTCGCAGATCCGTCTCGTGGGCACCGACACCTTCTGGGTGGAACAACGCCCGTGGCAGGAGGGCCGCTGCGCCCTCGTGCGGCGCCGCGAGGACGGCGCGATCGAGGACGTCGTGACCGCGACCACCGACGGTGGCACCTTCGACGTCCGCACCCGGGTGCACGAGTACGGCGGCGCGGCCTATGCGGCGACCGCCTCGCTCGTCGTGGTCTCCCGCCGCGAGGACGACCGCCTGTACCGGGTGGACCTAGGCGCCGACGGCGCCCCTGGGGCGCCGGTGCCGCTCGTGCCCGCCGACGGACGGCGCTACGCCGACCTCGAGATCGATGTCGACCGCGCCGTGGTCTACGCGGTCGCGGAGGACCACGGCGAGCCGGGTGGCCAGCGCACCGACCCGGTCACGACGCTGGTCAGCATCCCGCTCGACGGGTCGGCTCTGACCCGGCCGGACCTGGTGGCCGTGCTGGTCGCCGGCAGCGACTTCGTCAGCTCACCCCGGCTCAGCCCCGACGGCGCCCTGCTGGCGTGGATCACGTGGGACCACCCGGCGATGCCGTGGGACTCATCCTTCCTGCACCTGGCCACGGTCGCCGACGGCGGCGCGCGCCTGCTCCACCACCGCACCGTCGCCGGTGACCTCGACGTCTCGGTGGCCGAGCCGCTGTGGACCCCGACCGGGGACCTGGTGCACATCGACGACCGCACCGGCTGGTGGAACCCCTACCGCACCGAGCTCGAGGGCGCCCACCGGCGCACCCGCCCCATGCATCCCGCCGACGCGGAGTTCACCCTCCCCCCGTGGGGGTTCGGACCCCGCACTATCGACATGCTCGGCGAGGCGCACCTGATCGCGGGGTACACCGTCCAGGGCCGCCGCCGGCTGGCCGCCGTGCGCACCGACAACGGCGCACTGGAACCCTGGGACGGCGACTGGGCCCCCGTCGGCGACGTGCGCGCGCAGGCCAACCGGGTGGTCTTCCTGGGAGAGAGCCCCACCGCACCGGAGTCGATCGTCGAGCTCGATCTGGCCGCCGGGACCGTCACGGTGCTGCGGTCCACGACCGATCTGACGCTGGACGAGCGCTCGATCTCACGCGCCGAGAGTGTCAGCTGGCCCTCAGCGACCGGGGTGGCGCAAGGCTTCCTCTACCGCCCGCAGCACGCGGAAGTCACCGGCGAGGAGCAGGAGGCTCCGCCGTTGCTGGTGCTCTCGCACGGCGGCCCGACCGGAGCCACCACGCCCGGGTTCGACCTGAGCGTGCAGTTCTGGACCACCCGTGGTTTCGCGGTGCTCGACGTCAACTACGGCGGCAGCACCGGGTTCGGGCGCGCCTACCGGGAACGGCTGCGTGGTCGCTGGGGCCACGTCGACGTCGAGGACTGCAGCAGCGGAGCCCGGTGGCTGGCCGAGCAGGGCGTCGTCGACGGCGCTCGCACGGCGATCCGGGGCGGGTCGGCGGGAGGCTACACGACGCTGGCGGCACTGACGTTCACCGACACCTTCGCCGCCGGTGCCAGCCACTACGGCATCGGAGACCTGGAGGCGCTGGCGGCGCACACTCACAAGTTCGAGAGCCGCTACCTGGACACGCTCGTGGGCCCCTATCCGCAGGAGGCCGCGACCTACCGGCAGCGCTCGCCCGTGCACCACGTCGAGTCGCTACGCGTACCGATGATCCTGTTCCAGGGCACCGAGGACCGCGTGGTGCCACCCGAGCAGGCGCACCGGATGGCCGACGCCGTCCGCTCCGCCGGCATGGAGGTGGAACTGCTCATGTTCGAGGGCGAGGGTCACGGCTTCCGGCGCAGCGAGAACCGGCGTGTGGCGCTGGAGGCGGAGCTGGCCTTCTACGGCCGGGTCTTCGGCTTCGACCCCTCCTGA
- the acnA gene encoding aconitate hydratase AcnA has protein sequence MSTVDSFSAKSTLRVGETDYEIFRLDAVPGLERLPYSLKVLAENLLRTEDGANITADHVRALAEWDPTAQPSTEIQFTPARVVMQDFTGVPCVVDLATMREAVADLGGDPSTINPLSPAELVIDHSVQIDVFGRPDAFERNVEFEYQRNHERYQFLRWGQTAFDDFKVVPPGTGIVHQVNIEYLARTVMTREVEVEGETVLRAYPDTCVGTDSHTTMVNGLGVLGWGVGGIEAEAAMLGQPVSMLIPRVVGFRLNGEIPAGVTATDVVLTITEMLREHGVVGKFVEFYGDGVAQVPLANRATIGNMSPEFGSTAAIFPIDEVTMEYLRLTGRSEEQVALVEAYAKEQGMWHDADVEPVFSEYLELDLSSVVPSIAGPKRPQDRIAVSRAKTAFQHDLPAYAPDVANGVDEASRESFPASDAPAVIDSVRKTVTVTPPEGDSYELFHGAVAIASITSCTNTSNPSVMLAAGLLAKKAVDAGLTVKPWVKTSMAPGSQVVTNYYNKAGLWPYLEKLGYHLVGYGCTTCIGNSGPLDPEVSEAVNDNDLAVVSVLSGNRNFEGRINPDVKMNYLASPPLVIAYALAGTMEFNFESEPLGHSEDGKPVFLADIWPSPQEVQETIDSSINREMFTSDYADVFSGDEHWRQLDTPEGSTFAWDSESTYVRKPPYFDGMGAEPEPVQDISGARVLAKLGDSVTTDHISPAGSIKPDSPAGTYLAEHGVARKDFNSYGSRRGNHEVMIRGTFANIRLRNQLLDGVEGGFTLNHLTGEQTTIYDAAQAYAEQDIPLVILGGKEYGSGSSRDWAAKGTAQLGVRAVITESFERIHRSNLIGMGVLPLQFPAGESAESLGLDGTETFDISGVEALNEGSTPETVHVTATKAEGEAVEFDAVVRIDTPGEADYYRNGGILQYVLRQLVKG, from the coding sequence GTGAGCACCGTGGACAGCTTTTCCGCCAAGAGCACCCTGCGGGTGGGCGAGACCGACTACGAGATCTTCCGGCTCGACGCCGTCCCGGGCCTGGAGCGACTGCCGTACAGCCTGAAGGTCCTCGCCGAGAACCTGCTGCGCACCGAGGACGGTGCCAACATCACCGCCGACCACGTGCGCGCCCTCGCCGAGTGGGATCCGACGGCCCAGCCGAGCACCGAGATCCAGTTCACCCCGGCACGGGTGGTGATGCAGGACTTCACCGGTGTGCCGTGCGTGGTCGACCTCGCCACGATGCGTGAGGCCGTCGCCGACCTCGGGGGGGACCCCTCGACCATCAACCCGCTCTCGCCCGCCGAGCTGGTCATCGACCACTCCGTGCAGATCGACGTCTTCGGCCGCCCCGACGCCTTCGAGCGCAACGTCGAGTTCGAGTACCAGCGCAATCACGAGAGGTACCAGTTCCTGCGCTGGGGCCAGACCGCCTTCGACGACTTCAAGGTGGTTCCGCCCGGCACCGGGATCGTCCACCAGGTCAACATCGAGTACCTCGCGCGCACTGTCATGACGCGCGAGGTCGAGGTCGAGGGCGAGACGGTGCTGCGGGCCTATCCCGACACCTGTGTGGGCACGGACTCCCACACCACGATGGTGAACGGTCTCGGCGTGCTGGGCTGGGGTGTCGGCGGTATCGAGGCCGAGGCAGCGATGCTCGGCCAGCCCGTCTCGATGCTCATCCCGCGGGTCGTGGGTTTCAGGTTGAACGGCGAGATCCCGGCGGGGGTCACCGCCACGGACGTGGTGCTCACGATCACCGAGATGCTCCGCGAGCACGGGGTGGTCGGCAAGTTCGTCGAGTTCTACGGCGACGGCGTCGCGCAGGTCCCGCTCGCCAACCGGGCCACCATCGGCAACATGAGCCCCGAGTTCGGCTCGACCGCGGCGATCTTCCCGATCGACGAGGTCACGATGGAGTACCTGCGCCTGACCGGCCGCTCCGAGGAACAGGTCGCGCTGGTCGAGGCCTACGCCAAGGAGCAGGGCATGTGGCACGACGCCGATGTCGAGCCGGTCTTCTCCGAGTACCTCGAGCTCGACCTGTCCTCGGTGGTCCCCTCGATCGCCGGGCCGAAGCGCCCGCAGGACCGGATCGCGGTCTCACGTGCGAAGACCGCCTTCCAGCACGACCTGCCGGCCTACGCCCCGGACGTGGCCAACGGCGTGGACGAGGCCTCGCGGGAGTCCTTCCCCGCCTCGGACGCCCCTGCGGTCATTGACTCCGTGCGCAAGACGGTCACTGTCACGCCGCCCGAGGGCGACAGCTACGAACTCTTTCACGGCGCGGTGGCGATCGCCTCGATCACCTCGTGCACCAACACCTCCAACCCCTCGGTGATGCTGGCCGCCGGCCTGCTCGCCAAGAAGGCCGTCGACGCCGGGCTCACGGTGAAGCCGTGGGTGAAGACCTCGATGGCGCCCGGGTCGCAGGTCGTCACCAACTACTACAACAAGGCCGGCCTGTGGCCCTACCTGGAGAAGTTGGGCTATCACCTGGTCGGCTACGGCTGCACCACCTGCATCGGCAACTCCGGACCGCTGGACCCGGAGGTGTCCGAGGCGGTCAACGACAATGACCTCGCGGTCGTCTCGGTGCTGTCCGGCAACCGCAACTTCGAGGGCCGGATCAACCCCGACGTCAAGATGAACTACCTCGCCTCTCCGCCGTTGGTGATCGCCTATGCGCTGGCCGGGACGATGGAGTTCAACTTCGAGAGCGAGCCGCTCGGTCACTCCGAGGACGGTAAGCCCGTCTTCCTGGCCGACATCTGGCCGAGCCCGCAGGAGGTGCAGGAGACGATCGACTCCTCGATCAACCGGGAGATGTTCACCTCCGACTATGCCGACGTCTTCTCCGGGGACGAGCACTGGCGCCAGCTGGACACGCCCGAGGGCTCGACCTTCGCGTGGGACTCCGAGTCCACCTACGTGCGCAAGCCCCCGTACTTCGACGGCATGGGGGCCGAGCCGGAGCCGGTGCAGGACATCTCCGGTGCGCGGGTGCTGGCCAAGCTCGGTGACTCGGTCACCACCGACCACATCTCGCCGGCCGGTTCGATCAAACCCGACTCGCCGGCCGGTACCTACCTCGCCGAGCACGGCGTGGCCCGGAAGGACTTCAACTCCTACGGGTCCCGGCGCGGTAACCACGAGGTGATGATCCGCGGCACCTTCGCCAACATCCGGCTGCGCAACCAGCTGCTGGACGGCGTGGAGGGTGGCTTCACGCTCAATCACCTCACCGGTGAGCAGACGACGATCTACGACGCCGCACAGGCCTACGCCGAGCAGGACATCCCGCTGGTCATCCTCGGTGGCAAGGAGTACGGATCGGGCTCCTCCCGCGACTGGGCCGCCAAGGGCACGGCCCAGCTGGGTGTGAGGGCGGTCATCACCGAGAGCTTCGAGCGGATCCACCGATCCAACCTCATCGGCATGGGTGTGCTCCCGTTGCAGTTCCCGGCGGGGGAGAGCGCCGAGTCGCTCGGGCTGGACGGGACCGAGACGTTCGACATCTCGGGCGTCGAGGCCCTGAACGAGGGCAGCACCCCCGAGACCGTGCACGTCACGGCCACCAAGGCCGAGGGTGAGGCAGTGGAGTTCGACGCCGTCGTGCGCATCGATACCCCGGGTGAGGCGGACTACTACCGCAACGGTGGGATCCTGCAGTACGTGCTGCGGCAGCTCGTGAAGGGCTGA